A region of Eschrichtius robustus isolate mEscRob2 chromosome 19, mEscRob2.pri, whole genome shotgun sequence DNA encodes the following proteins:
- the MAMSTR gene encoding MEF2-activating motif and SAP domain-containing transcriptional regulator isoform X8: protein MTLAASSQRSQIIRSKFRSGQALGHSLPAFLLPPPSTVLQLRIHRRYQDTSLSGSFAASPFSDPDPWISAADPALAPAPASPSSPAPFLFSPGVLLPEPKHYPWRSLKKESPKISQHWREPKPKEHLTYHQYMPPEPRQGSRADPQAEGSALGPPGPPPWEWTNSQQPPPRMKPSPLTPSPPGVPSPSPSPHKLELQTLKLEELTVSELRQQLRLRGLPVSGTKSMLLERMRGGAPPRERPKPRREDGPAGAPWPRFKRKALGAAGRPGSFKPSPTSHSLPPPRAAETLVTTLAPAPAPAASTAQAPAPVPIPSSAPASTALTLEEELQEAIRRAQFCPSAVASEPGHQ from the exons ATGACCCTGGCGGCTTCCTCCCAGCGCTCCCAAATCATTCGCTCCAAGTTCCGATCTG GCCAGGCTCTTGGACACTCCCTTCCCGcctttctcctcccacctccctccacagTCCTCCAGCTTCGGATCCACAGACGCTATCAGGACACGA GCCTCTCAGGGTCCTTTGCTGCCTCTCCATTCTCGGATCCAGATCCATGGATCTCAGCCGCAGACCCGGCTCTGGCTCCGGCCCCAGCCTCACCCTCGAGCCCAGCGCCTTTCCTCTTCAGCCCTGGGGTCCTTCTCCCTGAGCCAAAACACTACCCTTGGCGGTCCCTGAAGAAG GAGTCTCCCAAGATCTCCCAACATTGGAGGGAGCCCAAGCCCAAGGAGCACTTGACATACCACCAGTACATGCCCCCAGAGCCGAGACAAGGGTCCAGGGCAGACCCCCAGGCTGAAGGGTCGGCCTTGGGTCCCCCTGGACCACCTCCATGGGAATGGACAAACTCACAGCAGCCTCCTCCTAG GATGAAGCCCAgtcccctcactccctccccaccAGGAGTCCCCAGCCCCTCGCCCTCTCCACACAAGCTGGAACTTCAGACTCTCAAACTGGAGGAGCTGACG GTCTCAGAGCTCCGGCAGCAGCTGCGCCTGCGGGGCCTCCCGGTGTCTGGGACCAAGTCGATGCTCCTGGAGCGCATGCGCGGCGGCGCCCCGCCCCGCGAGCGGCCGAAGCCGCGGCGCGAGGACGGTCCGGCGGGTGCTCCCTGGCCTCGCTTCAAGCGCAAGGCTTTGGGAGCCGCTGGGAGGCCGGGCTCG TTCAAGCCGAGTCCAACATCTCACTCGCTGCCCCCTCCACGTGCCGCGGAAACCCTTGTGACGACTCTGGCTCCTGCTCCGGCTCCGGCTGCATCGACGGCTCAGGCTCCAGCTCCAGTGCCGATCCCTTCCTCAGCACCAGCCTCGACAGCCCTGACACTGGAGGAGGAGCTGCAGGAAGCGATCCGCAGAGCGCAG TTCTGCCCGTCCGCAGTTGCTTCCGAACCGGGGCATCAGTGA